The DNA window TTCAACTACTAAATAATTCTCTACTTTTCCTTTCCTTTCTACAACTATGTATCCTACCACACCTTCCAAATCAGTAAAAGGCTCTCTTGCGTGAACTATGAATAGAGCGAACAATAGCACAATTATAGCTCTCATAGGTCCTCCTCCTTCATGAGTACGAACAAAGTAATTTCTCCTCTAAGCTTATCTCTCTCAAACTTGCTAACCCTTAGAGAATATGGATAGGAAACAAAACCTTCCTTACCCAAATCTCTCAGAAAATTTACTATCTGAGAATAACTACCAGTGAAGGAAAATTTTAATTCTGCAGTTGGGTATTTAACTATGGAGGAAGGAGTAGCTTGTTGTGGTGAAGGCTTGCTGTCAGCCTGTTGCTGTTGTGTCTGCCCTTGATCTCTTACTATCTTAACAACTCCCTTACCCCCTTCTACTTTCTCTACATCATACCCTATTTCAACAGGTTTTCCAAGCGTTGCTGAAAGGATTACTACTCCATTATTTTTAGCTATCAATCCCAATCTTTTATAGACTGTGCCTACATTTTTTTCAGAAGGAATTTCTCCAACGACCATTTCCAGTTCTTGCCTCTTTTGCAAAAATAGGATTTCCAGTTCTTGCTTCTGCTTTATCAGTGAATCCAAAGCCTTTGGATCGGCTAATCTTTTTAATTCCTCTATCTGTGAGATAAGCTGATCTCTTTCGTTTCTACTTTTTTCGATCTCTTCCCTTAAAGGAGTCAGAAGCATCAGGTAAGTATATGCTATTATTGCGGCGGGCAAAATTAGTAAAATTACCAACCTTTGCCACTGTGGAAGGGCTTGCCACTGAGCTTTTAACTTCTCCATCATTTCCCTCCAATATTTTTTTCTGCGGTTAATTTAGCCAAATAGTACTCGTAGCCGCTTGGATTTGTTTTTCTTTCTATACTACTCACAAAAACTTCGCCATTAGCTTTTCTTAAACCACCTGTATAAGTGCTTATACTAGCATAATCAAAAGAGCTTAATTCAAATTCTGTAGTTATTTTTCTATTTTCTGTGTCCAAATTTTGGCTGTATGTAATCAACCAGCCAGTGGGAGGAACGGAGGATGAGAATGTTTTAAACACGTCGTTGAAAGGAGTGTATAATTCTTTTAGACCTATTAGTATGTCTTTACTGCGGTCCAAAGCGTTTATTTCATTATTTAATCTAGTTATTTCAGCTTCTATTTCCTTCTTTTCCTCGGCAATTCGTTGAGCTTTAGCGCTTAGTTTATTTTTCTCTGCCTGAAGCTGATCTATTTCTCTTTTAATTTCGGTCAACTGTGTTGAGGTTTTCCAATACCACACACCTATGCCCAGAACACCCAACCATAGAGCTATGGAAAGGTAGTATTCTGCCCTGACTAATTTAAAAATCTGGTCTATCTTTATTTCTCTGAGGGTTGGCCTGGCTGGTGGTGCTTCTGCTTTTCCTGGCCTTTTTCCTTTAAAAAGGTTAATCTTTATCATTTTTTACTCCTCCCTTATACTAAGTATATATGGAATAAAGAAGTTAGGTGGTAATTCTCCAGCATCCAAAAATCCTAATACTGGTAGATTTTCAAGCAATCGCTCTAGGAAGCTTTCGTTGGCTAAGGCTGGGCCAGCGGCGTAAATATTAGATATGTCGTTTATGACGAGTAGATTTCTAACCTCCGCAAAAAAGCTTTCTAATAACCCTTCATTTTTGTTTTTACTGTATTCCCAATAACTCCAATGTATAACCGAGTACCCAAGATTAGAAGTATTATATGCCAGAAGTATAGAGTAATCATAGTCAATATACAAGATAGAGAAGGGTATAGAAAGCTTATGATATATTCCGTAATTTATGATGGCAAGTATTTCGTAATCCACTATCTCAGGCCTTAAACCCACTGAACGGATAAGATCAGTCAGTTTATTAAC is part of the Thermocrinis sp. genome and encodes:
- a CDS encoding pilus assembly protein PilM, with translation MKLVDSIKKLSLPLLKKSKPRIALQVSQRFIRLLGNTEGRKSPFPPQEVIFEDGDENKKITVLRDLVNKFRIQGEGVITCIPATDGILKLYKYPSTINQKDLESAISWVIKRELAQIKEETAYDYFILRDDKILNVALVMVRAESVNKLTDLIRSVGLRPEIVDYEILAIINYGIYHKLSIPFSILYIDYDYSILLAYNTSNLGYSVIHWSYWEYSKNKNEGLLESFFAEVRNLLVINDISNIYAAGPALANESFLERLLENLPVLGFLDAGELPPNFFIPYILSIREE